The stretch of DNA aaagagtaaaatccgtatgtgaaaaaaaATAATTCCGTTTGGTTAATTACCTATCATTTCCTCAAATAAAATCATTATTCTCTATACACCTCCTTAAAAGAGTTAACCATTACATCATTCCGATATAAAATCCGGATTCTTAATAAGTACTGGAATGTACTGGAGAGACCATTGTACTGAAGAGGATTTCCCCCCTATATCTACATGTGAACATAATCTATACATATTCAATTCCATCTGATGTACAACATATTTGCACGGTTGCACCAACACGCAATGAAAATATTACATAGTAAAATTTAATACAATTTCCATAACAAACAACTAATTAAATCACAAATAAACATACAACGCGTCATTTTATTAATTAGCAAGTCCGACAACATACTATATCGAATATACCTAATAATTTTCATTCTTTAAAGACTCGTTAAACCTTTTTCAGCTATTCTTAGTTGTAACCAAAAGTGCCTCGCAATTACTTTTCTTTTTTAACATTATATTAACTCATTTTGCGACGTCGTCCAAGAATTTGCGAACTTTTTTATTCTACAAGTAGTTTGATGAACTTATATTATTATAACAACATTATTCACATTTGATTCTTGGTATCTAGATATCTCCTACCTTAAATAttagcaaatccaaaaaaaaattgattaatCACTGCATACGCATTACGCAATAATATCCAAGATTTTTTACCACTTTTTACCACATCAACCATATATTCCGAGTTATTTCCTTATTAAAAATATCATTAAACCTCGAAAAACGCGTTTTTACTCCCCGCTCCCCTATATATATACCCGCACCATACCCTCCCTCTTtcaattcaaattcaaaattaACTCAAAATTAAAATGGCAGCGAACGAATTGGCTAGAGTATTCGAGAAAATCGACACGAACGGAGACGGAAAAATATCCGAAAGCGAGCTAGGACAACTCCTACGCTCCCTAGGAACAGAGACAGCAATGGAAGACATAGCGAAGATGATGGCGGAGATGGACAAAGACGGAGACGGATACGTCGATTTTAACGAATTCTCCGAGTTTTACGCTGCGACATCAGGCAGTGACGTAGGGAGTAGTACAAGTGAGCTTCGTGACGCGTTTCGTGTGTTTGATAAGGACGGTAATGGATTAATATCGGCGCGTGAGGTGCACGATGTGTTGAGGAGTTTAGGTGATAAGTATTCGTTGGATGATTGTGGTAGAATGATTCAATGTTTTGATGTTGATGGTGATGGACATGTTAATTTCGAGGAGTTTCAGAAGATGATGGATAATGGATTAACTCCGTGAAGATTAAGGAAGATTAATGGTGATTATTGCGTTTTAGGTGTGTATATTTTAGGTGAAAATTGTTAGTTTTAAGTAATTTCGTTGATTGATTACGTTTAAATTGAAAGATTATTGATTAGTTAATTATGtaattagtattagtattatgtTAACGTTCGATAATCCGCGCATTTTCGTCAAAATTCTATGGTGAATAACATAGTTTTCAACAAGTTTTGTTGAAATTGCTTAGTAACTGCTAAAATAACTTAATTAGTGTAAGTATTATAtccgcgaaagtggtaattaggccccttaattctgatcaattgtgaaattaggctCCATAACTTTTATTTGgagcaatcaagccccttaagtttcaTCAAAAGTGAAAATCAACTCCATTTTTTAAATTTACGcaagaattttaattaaaaataatttatattagtattaaacaatttattaaataaCTAAAAATTACTAATTGCAGCTTTACGAATTTttacataatttattaatcattgaagaacacttttacatacatatttagtaaattgtttataatttatataacactcatacatatataataaattgtctatatcttataaaattcaaaataaaataattctcaatatttaatataaataaaaaagttctaaaattataaaaaatattttatatttgataaattgtattaaaagtgatattaatataagaatttggtgaaaattatgaaaatggggttgaatttcacttttggtgaaacttaaggggtTTGATTCCTTCAAATAAgacttatggggcctaatttcacaattgaacagAGTTAAGGGGCCTAATTACCACTTTTGCGGTATTATATCTATGAAATCGCTACAAATTTGGAATGAATTAATTTGAACTAGTTTTAAaaccgtgcaaaattgcacgggtatgtatttgggccggtattaatgtttttgaatgtatttttttttttttgcatttctattgtaattatctagttggtctaaatcaacgatctacataattaatgtttacacttgtttcaaATACGTGTTCACATGTAATGCTTTAAGAGGAAATAATGTAATATGctattgtaaataaaatttgcatACATAAAATACTTTACATCCCgaaaaaagaaatataatttaataatcaactttaacatagacaaattattctaaaaattgaaaattttcatgatAGTGGTTCTCGGAGATTTGACATTGATTGTTACGTATTTTCCGTAGTCACCAAGTTTCTTGGAGGTATGAACACCTATATTCGTCAAGCATGAAGGCAAAGACGaattatttcattaatttctATAAAATATTCACATTATTCGTTATTCAATCCCGTAAGTAAATGTAATTTATtcacgtaattatgtaattttattagtaACTATGTAATTATGTAATTCAGTGCGATTATatataattactttcatttattccgatttgtaattcattctgttTATAATATGCAATTTCTTTTTACTTCTGCCgattatctatttatttcattaactatgtaattcagtccgattatatgtaattattttcatttatttcgatttttaattcattccgtttatatgcaattacttttacttctgccga from Silene latifolia isolate original U9 population chromosome 10, ASM4854445v1, whole genome shotgun sequence encodes:
- the LOC141607453 gene encoding putative calcium-binding protein CML18; the encoded protein is MAANELARVFEKIDTNGDGKISESELGQLLRSLGTETAMEDIAKMMAEMDKDGDGYVDFNEFSEFYAATSGSDVGSSTSELRDAFRVFDKDGNGLISAREVHDVLRSLGDKYSLDDCGRMIQCFDVDGDGHVNFEEFQKMMDNGLTP